The sequence TGGTGTATTCACTGTTAGTACCACTTGGCTGCTAGCGGTTCCAGTATTCTTGAGGAAAAAGTCCGTCATACCAGCATTAGCATTATTCGTTTTAGGGACAGTATAGGTTGTTGATAGTAATTCCCCTTTATCCGCACCGATATTAAGCGTTGTGCTCGAGGGCATAATTTGATCGGCACTATCGTAGAATTTTACGGTAAATTTAGCCGTTTTCCCGGCAGGGATTGCAGTTAACGCGTCAAGATTATTGAGAATATTTTGACCTTGGCGATCTTCATATACTTTGACATCATCTTGCCATAGGGAGAAATAGGCTTTTGAGCCTGACATTATCATCACAACCGCTTTGCGAACGTAAGTCTTATTAGCTTGGCCTGTACCACAGAGTGCGCCTTGACATTGAGGGCCGTTAAACTTGCCATCGGCGCCTTTATAGGTCGTACTCGCGAGGTTATCGAAATAGGGCTCACCACTGTCATAGGCAAAGTTTTCGTTATCATCGCGAAAGGCTGTCGGCAGATCGCTAAAGCCTGAGCTATGGAAGGTTTCAACATCTAAGCCGTTACCGCTACAAGCCACAGGCACGCCATTCATTAAACAGGCCTTTGCGATTGCGCTACCATCGGCCGAATCAAATTGGTTGTTACCATTGGTGTCGAAAAAGGTTTCGTGACCTAAAGCGTAGGCTAATACTGTTATGCGATGGTCTTGAGGTCTCGGGTCGCTTGATGTCCAAGTCACACTGCAGACACCATTTTGAGTTAAGCAGCTTGGCTCTATTTGCCCGCCTTCACTGGTGAAATTGACTGTTGTGTCGTTGGGCGCAGGGTTACCAAAACTATCGGATAACCTTGCCGTTACTGTGACTTTTTCGCCATCAATGTTACCCGCTTCAGGATTGGCATTACTGGTCGCTAAACTAAATCCAAGCTGTTGTGGCAGACCCGTATTCACGGTTAATTGTTCAGATTGGCTAGTGATGACTTCTTTAGTATCAGTATCAACCGCAGTAGCGACTACGCGCACTGGCGTGGGGACGGTACCGGATAATACCCGTACACTGGCGATACCTTGGGAGTTAGTCTGGCTTTGCGCATTTGCAGTGCCATTGGCAAAACTTAAACCGCCGACCACTGTATCTAAGGTAAAGCTGACCTTTTGCTGCGCTGCGGGTTGGCCGTTGGCGCTGGTGACTTTAAAGCTGACTAAAGAGGATTCGCTTGAACCCGTACCGCCCGCACCTTTAATACGAATTTGAGTGGGTTCCGCCGATTCAAAGCTTAAGCTAGCCAGCGTTTGGCGTTGTAGGGTAAAAGGTAGGCTAGCCGTTAAGATTTGATTGCCCGCAACTGTGGTGGCGATGATCTGATCGTTACGCTCGCTATTGCCACTGCAACTCGTGTCTTGGAAGGTTGAACTCGCATTACCCGATAGGGTGGTAACGGGGGTATCGAGAGTTGCACTATTGTTTGTGGTGCAATCTGAACTAAAGCTGATGGAAGCCGGTGTTTGTACTCGCGTAATTGTGCCGTCATTGGCCTCTAAGACTAAACTTGCGCTTACGCCAAAGCTGCCACCTGCGCTGATCTTATATACGCCATTGGCATCGGCCGTTAAGGTGCTTGCTAATTTGCCTTCGGTAAACACTGTGCCATTGAATGAGCCGAGTTTTAGCGTGCCTTCTTGGTTGACGGCATCTTTACTCAACACTTCATACAGGCTACTGGTTTGCAGCGATTGACCTTGATAATCCACTGTGACCGTTAAGGCGTTTGCCCCTAATTCACTGCCACTTGGCGTGTAGGTCACCTGTGCAATACCTTGATTGTTGGTTAGCGCACTGGCTGGATTGAGCGTTGCCGAACCTGCGGTAAAGGTCACTTTAGCGCCTTCGATACCCTTACTTTCGCTGTCTAACAATATGGCTTGCAGTTGCACCGCCTCATCGACTTTAAAGCGAGTGACTAAGGCAGAACTGCTTAAAATACTGGCGCTGAGTTTAGGGGTGGTCGGAGAGGTATTATCGCCCGTGCTTAAAAACTCAAAATTGCGGCTAGCGGTGAGTGCTGTTGTGGAATCTTTTGGGATGGTTGTTGCCGAAATTGTTCCAGCATTGATGAGTAAATCTGGATTACTCACGATAATAATGGCTTCACCGTTATTGTCGGTTAGCTTGCTGCTGGGCGTTAATACACCAAGGTCAGTCGTAAAGTCGACTTTCTGATTACTGACTGCGGCTGAGCCTTTCTTTAACTTCGCGACTGCGCAAAAACCTGTGTTTTTAGGGAAACGTTGGAGTGAAGTCAAACTGCCGCATTCAGAACCCGATAAGGTTTTAAAGTCGATAGACAGTTTATAGATACCGTCAGTGGCATCTGTGCCGCCATTATCTTCATCGGCGGCGCCATTACAACCACTGAGCGCTAATGCGCCCAGTAACACCCAAGAAAATACCGCTAACATTTTGCTGAGTCGCATAAGCAACATCCTTGTGAGGCTGAAGTTAATTAGTCTTGGATTTCGCTGCGTAGATATTTAAACAGCTCTTTAGATGATTTTGATTCTGGACTTTTAGCCAGCTCTTTAGTCGCTTGACGCACCAAAGTACGCAGTTTTTGTCTGTCTAATTGCGGATAGTGCTCGACTAAGGTTTGAATTTCATCGTCACCTTGGGTTAACAAACGCTCACGCATTTTCTCAAACATCTGCAGTTTAGCGGTTTCGTTGTTGTTTTTGTTTAACACAACAGCGAGAGCAGCTTTGATCGGTTCAATATCAAAATTGCGCATCAATTTGCCGATATACTGCATATGGCGACGGTACGCCTCAGTATTGACCTTGATTTTGCGCGTTTGCAAAATAGCGTCGTACAAAAACTCATCCAGCTCGATTTTATCTAGCTGAGTCTTGCTCAGTGAAACAAGCTCCATACCGACTTTTTGCACGGCTTCGCTATCACGCTTGTCCGATGTTTTGCTGCTGACATAATCTTCATCAATGTCGTAGGGCTGTTTAAAATGCTCTGAATCACCAACTATCTTCATATAGATAAAACCTCAAGTAAAAATCTTGCTAATAATAACATCTCCAGCCAAAAATCGCCTAGGTGAATGTGCTTATAGTGTGGGTCATCAGTCTCATTTTGCTACTGATATGGTGTTAATAATTAATGTGAATGGGTTTTGTGTTTGTTATGCTAGCGCCATTGCCGACAACGAAAGAGTAGCTTTGTGTCTTTGAACAGAATTGATAGTGAATTGGGCGCGCTGAAAGATGCGGTTGCCGTGGCACTCGAATATGCCAACAAACTAGGAACGAACGCGGCCGAAGTGGCGATCAGCAAACAACAGGGATTGTCGGTTTCTACCCGTTTAAAAGAAGTTGAAACCGTTGAATTTAATAAAGATGGTGCCTTAGGAATTACGGTTTACCGCGATGGTTGCAAGGGCAGTTCATCAACGTCGGATTTAAGCCCTGAGGCCATTGCCTTAGCGGTGAAAGCGGCCGACGATATCGCCCGTTATACTTCTCCCGACCCCTTCAGTGGTCTTGCCGATAAAGCCTTAATGGCCCATCAGATCCGCGATCTTAAGCTCTATTATCCTGAAGATATTTCCCCCGAGGAATTAGCGAAGCTTGCCATCCGCGCCGAAACTGCGGCACTCGATGCCGATCCTCGTATCAATAATTCTGATGGCGCTAGTGCCAATGCGCACACCGCGGTTAAAGTGTATGGCAACAGCCATGGCTTTTTAAACGGTTATTGCAGCTCACGGTATAGTTTGAGTTGCAGCGTGATCGGTGAAGATAGCGAAGGCAATATGCAACGGGATTACGATTACACTATCGCCCGTAAATTCAGTGAGATGCTTGCGCCAGAAACCGTAGGGTTAAAGACCGCCGAGAAGACGGTGAGCCGTTTAGGTGCGCGTAAGATTGCCACGACACGTTTACCTATTTTATTGGCCCCTGAGATAGCAACTGGCTTAATTGGTCACTTAATTGGTGCCATCAGTGGCGGCAGTTTATACCGTAAATCCAGCTTCTTATTGGATGCAATCCACACACAAATCTTCCCTGATTGGTTCAGTATCGAAGAGCAGCCGCATTTACTGGGCGCATTGGCGAGTGCGAACTACGATAGCGAAGGTGTGGCGACCCAAGACAGACGCATTATCGACCGCGGCATGTTAGAAACCTATTTGTTGACTAGCTACTCGGCGCGAAAATTAGGTTTGCCGAACACGGGTCATGCGGGCGGTATCTACAATTGGACGCTCGGCCACACGGGCCAAACTTTCGACAAACTAGTTAAAGACATGGGCACAGGTTTGATTGTGACCGAAGTCATGGGCCAAGGCGTGAACATGGTCACGGGGGATTATTCCCGTGGTGCGGCGGGCTTCTATGTTGAAAACGGCGAGATCCAATATCCAGTGGAAGAGATCACTATCGCGGGCAACTTGAAAGAGATGTTCCGTGGCGTACAAGCCGTGAGTAAGGATTTTGATTTGCGCTCATCGATTCGTACCGGCGGTATCTTGTTATCTGAAATGAAGATTGCAGGTAACTAATGCGCACAGATGCGCATCTGTGCGCAGTGAGTTGGGCATTGAGTGCTTTAGGTTTTAATATCCATATTTAAGCTACTGAATTAAAATAACAAAGGGCAAGCGATTAACTATTTAATCTGCTTGCCCTTTTTGTATAACGCGCTGATTACGGCTATTCGTCTAATGAACCGCTAAGGTTAAAACGCATAGCTTGCGCTGAGTTCAAATGAGCGTCCCGCGCCAGCCACCTGATTAAAGCCATTGGTATTATCGGCCTTAAATTCAGCCACACTCACGCCGCCCAGTGGCAACGCATAATAGGTATCAAACAGGTTATTGACGGCGAAGGTGACGGTCAGATCTTGCCATTTCATGCTGCTGTTCAAATTGAGCAAGGAGTAGCTGTCAGTTTCATTTTCAAGGCGGCGGTCATCGACGCGATCTTTGGTCGCAACCCATTGCCATGAAAGACTGTTTTCCCAGTTACCTAACTGATGTTGCAGTGCCAGTTCCGTTTGTAGCGGCTTGATTTGATATAAAGGTTCATCACCTTCATCTCGCTCGCCACGGGTGACATTCACTTTGCCTAACACTTGCCACTTACCTGTGCTGGTTTCGGCAAACTGATAGAGCGCATTAAAACGTGCGCCATAGAGATTGGCATCGAGGTTAGTAAATTGGAGAATATTGCGTTTGCCATCAGGCGTGTTGGTACGATTAAAGCTACCAATGACTTCGGCATCTACATAGTCAGTCACAGCTGTGTACCAAGCCGTGGTCGAGACTTGCCAGCTATCATCGTTATATTTGTAGGCTGCGCTTAAGGTATGGGCGGTTTCTGGTTTAAGATCCGGATTACCCACATAACCATTACCATCACCATACCAACCTATCATAGTGGTCGCCATAGTGCCGCGGCCCCAGCTGTAACGCTCATAAAGGTTTGGAGCACGATTTTTACGGGCGAGTCCAAATTCCAGTTGTTGATTGGTCGATAATTGATAACGCGCTAGTAATGTCGCATCGATAAGATTATCGTCTCTACTTCTGTCCATTGCATTAAAGGCTTTTGCCGCTTCGGCGTCGACATTGGGCATGCCCATCATAGAGCTAGGGCTATAAGCTTGGACTTCACCGGTATTGGTGGTGACATACTCAAAGCGAATACCCGCCGATAACCACCAGCTTTGACTTAAATCTTGCTGCCATTCGCCATAAACGGCGGCACGGCGGCGTTCACCATCGTTGATGTTGATGTAGTCATTGGGCGCCATCATAGTGCCAGGCACTGCAGGCCAAACATCGTCGAGCTGGTAGCTATAGTATTCTTGGCCGACCAGTAAGGTGCTGTCATCACCCATTGGCAAGCGCCAGTGTAGTTGATAGCTGTAGTCATCACCTTCAGTGTTCATTGGCATCTTGCCGGTTTTTTCTGGGGTGAAAAAGCCCATCTCATGTTTCACGCCGTGCCAGTTTACTTGGGCACTGAATTCACCGTCATCGTCGAGTTTAAGTTGATAACGGGCGAGGGCACCGTAACTCTTGTTATCCGTCATATCCATGTATTGGTTAGCAAAACCTTGGAATGGAATATTTTGGTGGGTCAATTTGATGGCAACTTCTTGAGTCTCATCGCGCCATGCGGCGGTCAGTGCATGGTTTTGTGCGCGGTACAGGGTATCGATGACTTTATCGCCATTGCCATCTTTATAGCTGTTGGCATCTTCATAGGCGCCTTGATAGCTAAGACTGACATTTTTGCTGGCGACTGTGGCGTTGGTGCCGAGTAATAAAGTGTCACTCACGCTGCGGTATCCAGTTGAAATATCGCCACTATTCCACTTGATAGCCTCGCTTTCACCAAATTTAGGGTTAAGGCTGCTAACCTTGATCACACCCGCAATATTGTCGCCACCGGCACTGACTGGCGATACGCCCGCAATGACTTCGGCCGTGGTGATTTGATTGGCGGAGATATAGGACAGCGGTGGATTCATTTGGTTTGCGCAGGAGGCGGTAATGTCTGCGCCATCGACCAGCACTTTGATGCGATCGCCCATCATGCCATTGAGGATAGGTAGGGCCGATACGCCGCCCGCTTCAGAAAAATCAACACCTTGTTCTTTAAGTCTATTTTCTGCTGAGCCTAGGATGTTTCGGGGCTCACTTTGCTGACCATGGACTTGGATATGTTCAATATTAGCGACTTCGCTATCATCTGCCATTGCCTGTGTTATAGGGGCAATTCCTAGCGCAATCGCAAGGGATGAATAGAGTATTGAGGTGTTAAAGGCGTGAGATAAATACGCAGAATTTGCAGCCATTTTATTGTCTTCCATTCACTTGGATAATTGCGCTGCATTATAAAGATTATCTCATTGTGGTAGGTGCGGCATATTGTCGCATACCTTATAAAATAAAGACTTAAGTAAAGTAAGCCCCACTTATCATTTTACCTAGATATGCAAATAGCTTGTTTGGGTATAGAGGTCTGTCTTGAACTATTAGCCAAAGTAGTGGAAGTAAATTTGCTCTGTTTCTCCACCCGAGTCCATAGCTGCCAGTGCTTTGGCAAATTCATAGGCTTTAGACTGAGGTGATAACAATATGGGGCTGTTATCAGGGCTTAGCGGTTTATCGCTGCGATAGTGGGGATTGGGTTCGCTGCGAAAATATTGACTGTTTTTTGAGAAACCTAAATACATTTCTTGTGGGATTTCACAGCAGGTATAGTGCAGTTTAAACCGAGTTTTATCACGATTTCGCAAGTAGTAGCTGATAGTGGCTTGATCATAGATAAATATATCACCCTGATTTGACAATAAATAATCTAATGCTCTCGATACATCTAGCTCTGGAGGCTTACGTACCTGCATATTGTTTGCTAAACCACCAAAATCATAACTGCCTGGAGCAATTAAGAGAGTTAGACCGCTTTGGGATAACTGCTCTTTAGAGCGAATATCTGCGGCTCCTGAACGACTAATGCCTATGGCACGTTCCGACAGACCATTAGGGATAAAAAGCGCATATTCTGCACGTTCTTCAGTAAAATTAAGGCCGGGGTAAAAGTCGATATTGCCAAGTTTTATATCCCGTAAAATACGTAATTTAGGCGCACGAACAATATTAAGCTTGCAACCTATTTTTTCTGCGGCAGCTTGGTAGATATCCTGATATAGCCCGTTATTACTGGGTTCTCCTTCAATAAAGGGAAGGCGTTCGCTGGTGCGATATCCCATAGTGAGTACGCAGGATTCGGCGCTGGAAAAGGAATAGCTTAATATCGGTTGTAGGGCAATAAATAAGCAAAAAGCGGTAAGTCCTATTTTGTATATGGATCCGGATTTCAAATTGATCTCCTTATCTAGCGATTACATCAGTAATCTATTTGCCAAAACATGATGGCTAAATTCAACGGTGACTGTTTATGCTTTGTTGGGCTAATGTGTTATTTTTGTTGGGTTAATCTATCATACTTTCAGGTGGGTAAAAGCCATTTTTTAGGGTAGATAGCACAAACTCTGTACATCTGATTAGATTGCGCTATAGTTTGCGCCGTTAGGCCATGGGCTTAACTTTCATTAAGCAGTGAGGCATAAAATGACTAAGCAAAAACCGCAAAATATAACCTTAGAACACGAAAGTGGTCGAGGCACCATTACCGATAATGCACTCAAAGCCTTAGTGACGAGTCCCTTGTTTAGGACCCGCACCGAGAAAGCGAAAAAGGGCAAAGGGTCATATGACCGTAAAGCAGCAAACCGAAAGGGGCATCAGCATAAGGGTGATGCCCCTTTCGACTTTTTAGGTCTGTGCTTTTGTTAATCTGCTTTTTTACGGCCTCAGTTCGCTGTTTTAGTTTGTTGTTTTAGTGCTCGTTAATCCAGTCTATTCATGCTCTTCCATCTGTCCTTACGCCAATCTTTACGCTTAAATCATCCTTCTTGTTGATACTCCTTGTTGGAGGTTAATTGTACTTTCGCCCTGAGCGAGTATGGTGAACGCTTAGAGGGTTTTAGCGAAGGAGATGCACATGGCACAGCAATATCGAGTTGAACACGACACTATGGGTGAGGTGAAAGTCCCCGCCGATTGTTATTGGGGCGCACAAACCGAGCGTTCGCGGCAGCACTTTCGTATTGGTGCTGAGGCATCTATACCTGTCGAAGTGATCCACGCTTTTGGCTATTTAAAGAAAGCCGCCGCCATTACCAATCAACAGCTTGGCGTCTTGCACCAAGATAAAGCTCAATTGATTGCCCAAGTGTGCGATGAGCTGATTGCAGGCGAACTCGATGCGCAATTTCCTTTAGTGATTTGGCAAACGGGTTCGGGCACGCAAACCAATATGAACGTCAATGAGGTGATTGCCTATCGCGGCCATGTGCTCTCGGGTGGGCAACTCACCGATGCGGTTAAATGCTTGCACCCCAATGATGATGTTAACCGCTCACAATCCTCCAACGATACTTTTCCCACCGCCATGCATATCGCTGCCTATCGCCAAGCAGTGGAACTCGTTTTACCTAACATGAAATGCCTGCAGCAGAGCTTACAGAAGAAGGCCGAGGAGTTTGCGCACCTAGTCAAAATCGGTCGCACGCATTTTATGGATGCAACACCGTTAACGTTAGGCCAAGAGTTTTCCGGTTACGCCGCGCAGTTAAGTCATGCCATCGAAGGCATTGAGCACAGTCTCAAGCGGGTGGCCGAGTTAGCTTTAGGTGCGACCGCCGTCGGCACTGGGCTGAATACCCATAAGGATTACGCTGTTAAGGTGGCGGACAATATCGCAAAACTCACGGGTTTGCCCTTTGTGACGGCGCCGAATAAGTTTGCTGCCCTTGCTGCCCACGATGAATTAGTCTCCCTGTCGGCGGCCTATAAAGTGGCAGCGGTTAGTTTAATGAAGATCGCAAATGATATTAGGATGTTAGGTTCTGGCCCGCGCTGCGGCATCGGTGAGTTATTACTGCCTGAAAATGAACCCGGCTCGTCGATCATGCCGGGAAAAGTGAATCCGACTCAGGTCGAGGCTATGACCATGGTGTGTGCGCAAATCATGGGTAATGATGTCGCCGTTGGGATTGGCGGCAGCAATGGTCAGTTTGAGCTCAATGTATTTAAGCCGATGATTATCGCCAATGTGCTGCAATCGGGGCGCTTATTGGGGGATGCTTGCCAGTCGTTTAATGACCATTGCGTAGTCGGCATAGTGGCGAATGAGCCACAAATCGCGCTGCATGTGGAAAATTCACTTATGTTAGTCACGGCGCTAAATCAACATATCGGTTATGAAAAGGCTGCTAAGATAGCCAAAAAAGCCCATAGCGAGCATAAGACACTGCGCCAAGCGGCATTAGAACTTAAGTTTGTCACGGCAGAAGAGTTCGAGCTGTGGGTCGATGCCAAAAAGATGCTAGGACCAGATGTCTAGTTGCATTAAATGGAAAGTTGCATTGATCAGAAGGAGGAAAGCAGGGCGGGCTTCGCCCTGCTAGGACGCTACAAAAGGCGCAGCTGCGAGAATCAGGCCCTAGAATCTAGAGCCTAGCTTAATGCTTAGTCTTGGGTGTCAGCGTCGACTACTTCAGCCCATAGATCATGCTCATCTGAATGGGTGATGCGGGCACGAACCAACATACCGGGCTCAAGTTCAGTTTCACCATTGATAAACACCATGCCGTCGATTTCAGGTGCATCGGCGAAGCT is a genomic window of Shewanella putrefaciens containing:
- the yjgA gene encoding ribosome biogenesis factor YjgA — protein: MKIVGDSEHFKQPYDIDEDYVSSKTSDKRDSEAVQKVGMELVSLSKTQLDKIELDEFLYDAILQTRKIKVNTEAYRRHMQYIGKLMRNFDIEPIKAALAVVLNKNNNETAKLQMFEKMRERLLTQGDDEIQTLVEHYPQLDRQKLRTLVRQATKELAKSPESKSSKELFKYLRSEIQD
- a CDS encoding Ig-like domain-containing protein, giving the protein MRLSKMLAVFSWVLLGALALSGCNGAADEDNGGTDATDGIYKLSIDFKTLSGSECGSLTSLQRFPKNTGFCAVAKLKKGSAAVSNQKVDFTTDLGVLTPSSKLTDNNGEAIIIVSNPDLLINAGTISATTIPKDSTTALTASRNFEFLSTGDNTSPTTPKLSASILSSSALVTRFKVDEAVQLQAILLDSESKGIEGAKVTFTAGSATLNPASALTNNQGIAQVTYTPSGSELGANALTVTVDYQGQSLQTSSLYEVLSKDAVNQEGTLKLGSFNGTVFTEGKLASTLTADANGVYKISAGGSFGVSASLVLEANDGTITRVQTPASISFSSDCTTNNSATLDTPVTTLSGNASSTFQDTSCSGNSERNDQIIATTVAGNQILTASLPFTLQRQTLASLSFESAEPTQIRIKGAGGTGSSESSLVSFKVTSANGQPAAQQKVSFTLDTVVGGLSFANGTANAQSQTNSQGIASVRVLSGTVPTPVRVVATAVDTDTKEVITSQSEQLTVNTGLPQQLGFSLATSNANPEAGNIDGEKVTVTARLSDSFGNPAPNDTTVNFTSEGGQIEPSCLTQNGVCSVTWTSSDPRPQDHRITVLAYALGHETFFDTNGNNQFDSADGSAIAKACLMNGVPVACSGNGLDVETFHSSGFSDLPTAFRDDNENFAYDSGEPYFDNLASTTYKGADGKFNGPQCQGALCGTGQANKTYVRKAVVMIMSGSKAYFSLWQDDVKVYEDRQGQNILNNLDALTAIPAGKTAKFTVKFYDSADQIMPSSTTLNIGADKGELLSTTYTVPKTNNANAGMTDFFLKNTGTASSQVVLTVNTPSGVETLLKFNILLQ
- the pmbA gene encoding metalloprotease PmbA produces the protein MSLNRIDSELGALKDAVAVALEYANKLGTNAAEVAISKQQGLSVSTRLKEVETVEFNKDGALGITVYRDGCKGSSSTSDLSPEAIALAVKAADDIARYTSPDPFSGLADKALMAHQIRDLKLYYPEDISPEELAKLAIRAETAALDADPRINNSDGASANAHTAVKVYGNSHGFLNGYCSSRYSLSCSVIGEDSEGNMQRDYDYTIARKFSEMLAPETVGLKTAEKTVSRLGARKIATTRLPILLAPEIATGLIGHLIGAISGGSLYRKSSFLLDAIHTQIFPDWFSIEEQPHLLGALASANYDSEGVATQDRRIIDRGMLETYLLTSYSARKLGLPNTGHAGGIYNWTLGHTGQTFDKLVKDMGTGLIVTEVMGQGVNMVTGDYSRGAAGFYVENGEIQYPVEEITIAGNLKEMFRGVQAVSKDFDLRSSIRTGGILLSEMKIAGN
- the fumC gene encoding class II fumarate hydratase, with protein sequence MAQQYRVEHDTMGEVKVPADCYWGAQTERSRQHFRIGAEASIPVEVIHAFGYLKKAAAITNQQLGVLHQDKAQLIAQVCDELIAGELDAQFPLVIWQTGSGTQTNMNVNEVIAYRGHVLSGGQLTDAVKCLHPNDDVNRSQSSNDTFPTAMHIAAYRQAVELVLPNMKCLQQSLQKKAEEFAHLVKIGRTHFMDATPLTLGQEFSGYAAQLSHAIEGIEHSLKRVAELALGATAVGTGLNTHKDYAVKVADNIAKLTGLPFVTAPNKFAALAAHDELVSLSAAYKVAAVSLMKIANDIRMLGSGPRCGIGELLLPENEPGSSIMPGKVNPTQVEAMTMVCAQIMGNDVAVGIGGSNGQFELNVFKPMIIANVLQSGRLLGDACQSFNDHCVVGIVANEPQIALHVENSLMLVTALNQHIGYEKAAKIAKKAHSEHKTLRQAALELKFVTAEEFELWVDAKKMLGPDV
- a CDS encoding substrate-binding periplasmic protein; amino-acid sequence: MKSGSIYKIGLTAFCLFIALQPILSYSFSSAESCVLTMGYRTSERLPFIEGEPSNNGLYQDIYQAAAEKIGCKLNIVRAPKLRILRDIKLGNIDFYPGLNFTEERAEYALFIPNGLSERAIGISRSGAADIRSKEQLSQSGLTLLIAPGSYDFGGLANNMQVRKPPELDVSRALDYLLSNQGDIFIYDQATISYYLRNRDKTRFKLHYTCCEIPQEMYLGFSKNSQYFRSEPNPHYRSDKPLSPDNSPILLSPQSKAYEFAKALAAMDSGGETEQIYFHYFG
- a CDS encoding ribosome alternative rescue factor ArfA, which encodes MTKQKPQNITLEHESGRGTITDNALKALVTSPLFRTRTEKAKKGKGSYDRKAANRKGHQHKGDAPFDFLGLCFC
- a CDS encoding TonB-dependent receptor, coding for MAANSAYLSHAFNTSILYSSLAIALGIAPITQAMADDSEVANIEHIQVHGQQSEPRNILGSAENRLKEQGVDFSEAGGVSALPILNGMMGDRIKVLVDGADITASCANQMNPPLSYISANQITTAEVIAGVSPVSAGGDNIAGVIKVSSLNPKFGESEAIKWNSGDISTGYRSVSDTLLLGTNATVASKNVSLSYQGAYEDANSYKDGNGDKVIDTLYRAQNHALTAAWRDETQEVAIKLTHQNIPFQGFANQYMDMTDNKSYGALARYQLKLDDDGEFSAQVNWHGVKHEMGFFTPEKTGKMPMNTEGDDYSYQLHWRLPMGDDSTLLVGQEYYSYQLDDVWPAVPGTMMAPNDYININDGERRRAAVYGEWQQDLSQSWWLSAGIRFEYVTTNTGEVQAYSPSSMMGMPNVDAEAAKAFNAMDRSRDDNLIDATLLARYQLSTNQQLEFGLARKNRAPNLYERYSWGRGTMATTMIGWYGDGNGYVGNPDLKPETAHTLSAAYKYNDDSWQVSTTAWYTAVTDYVDAEVIGSFNRTNTPDGKRNILQFTNLDANLYGARFNALYQFAETSTGKWQVLGKVNVTRGERDEGDEPLYQIKPLQTELALQHQLGNWENSLSWQWVATKDRVDDRRLENETDSYSLLNLNSSMKWQDLTVTFAVNNLFDTYYALPLGGVSVAEFKADNTNGFNQVAGAGRSFELSASYAF